The genomic stretch TAATAACAGTAGGATATCCTGCAGAATCGCCTGATTCTAAACCCCGAAAAAATATTGATGAAATATTAATTAAGTGAATTGTAAGTGATTTGATCAGTTATAGGGTGTGTTGAATTATATGTTGAGTTTGCATAATGTGATAAGTTAGATTATATTGCTGTGAAATTGACCTTGTACTGTGGTTGATTAGTGGGATTATAGGGTTGGGTAGTATTGGCACGCAAGAGGAAGTTATACTATTGTGCGTTAGTATTATAATATAATTGATATTGTTGTAAAATTTGAGGTAAATTCCGCAATTGAGAACATATATTTGACCTAATTGTTTCTCGTATACCAAACTTTTATAAACAACCTGGAAATTTACTCAATAAATTAAAACTGATGTTTATAGCAGTTAAACAGTAAAAATAAATGTTTAATTGCTTCAAAAACTCTAAGAGCCTGAAAAAACGGTGTTTTCAGTACGAACGGGGTATTAATTCTCTGTTTCTTGCTTAAACGTTATGAATAGGTTCTTTAAACAAAAATCAATAATTCAATTGTGTTTTTTGCTTTAAAGACTGATTCTAAGGCTTTTATGACAATTTTAATCAAAGGTTAAATAAGAATGGGAAAAGTAACAGGACCAAGAAGCGGAAGTATGGCATACTGGCCACGTAAAAGAGCTAAGCGAGCTTATGCTCGAATTAGAAGCTGGCCAGAATATAAAGATGCACAATTATTAGGCTTCTCCGGTTATAAAGTTGCAATGACTCACGTTTTATTAACTGATAATCGAAAAAATAGTACTACGAAGGGATCAGACATTAATTTTCCTGTGACAATTATTGAATGCCCCCCAATTAAAATTTCTTCAATTATGCTTTACAAAAAAAATCCTTATGGTTCTAAACTTGTTAATCAAATTAATGCGAAAGCAGACAAAGAGTTAGCAAGAAAAATTAAATTACCAAAAAAAATTGATGATAAGAAAAAAGAAGAACTAAAAGCAGAAGATTATTCTGATGTAAGAGTTCTTGCTTATACTCAACCAAAATTAACTGGAATTGGAAAGAAAAAACCAGAACTTTTTGAACTTGCAATTGGTGGAAAATCAGTTGAAGAAAAATTAAATTATGCAAAAGAAATTCTAGGAAAAGAAATTGCACTTAAAGATGTATTTGGTGCAGGCGAACAAGTTGATTTTCACGTAATAACTAAAGGAAAAGGATTCCAAGGACCTGTAAAGCGATTTGGAGTAAAAATTCGTGGAAGAAAAAGTGAAAAAACTAAACGAGGACCTGGAAGTTTAGGACCTTGGTGTGGACAAGGACATATTATGTATCGAGTAGCACACGCAGGACAAATGGGATATCATCAAAGAATTGAATATAATAAAGTCATACTTCAAATTGGAGAAGATGGATCTAGCGTAACACCTAAAGGTGGATTTAACAAATATGGAGATATTAAAAATCCGTTTATTATTGTTAAAGGCAGTATTCAAGGACCTTCAAAAAGAATTGTAAAATTTAAAAAAGCATTACGGCCAAATAAAAAATATAATTATGGCGCACCTGAAATTCAAAATATAAGTCTTATTTCAACTCAAGGAACAAGAAAAAAAGCGTAATTAAATTACGTGTAAAATAATAATCAAAAATTTGGATAAAAAATTCAACAAAAAACAAAATGCAAGTCAAAATATTAACACAACAAAATAGCGAAAAAGGAAAAGTAAAATTGCCAAAGCAGTTTGACGAACCTGTACGACAAGACTTAATTAAAAGAGCAGTTGAAGCAATCCAATCTCATAATAGACAACCATATGGTGCAGATCCTGACGCAGGAAATAAACATTCTTCAAAATTATCAAGAAGAAGACACAATTACCGAGGATCATATGGATTCGGAATTTCAAGAGTACCAAGAAAAATTCACACAAGACGAGGAACAAGATTCTTCTGGGTTGGAGCAACAGCTCCTGGTTGTGTTGGTGGACGAAGAGCTCACCCGCCAAAAGTTGAAAAAATTTGGTCTAAAAATATTAATGTTAATGAACGAAGAAAAGCAATTAGAAGTGCAATTGCGGCAACCATGATTCCAGAATTAGTTGAAGATCGCGGTCATAAATTACCTGATACTTATCCATTCATAATTGATAATTCATTTGAACAAATCGAAAAAACTAATGAGTTTGAAAAAATTTTAGTAACATTAGGATTAACAGATGAATTAGGAAGAGCAAGTCGAAAAACATTTAGAGCTGGAAAAGCAAGACTTAGAGGAAGAAAATACAAAAAAGCAAAAGGTCCTTTAGTTGTTGTTTCAACAGAATGTCCATTATTAAAATCTGGAGTGAATGTTGCAGGAGTGGATGTTGTTGAAGTAAAAAATCTAAATGCGCAATTACTAGCGCCTGGAAGTGATGTTGGAAGATTAACATTGTTTACTGAGGCAGCAA from Candidatus Woesearchaeota archaeon encodes the following:
- a CDS encoding 50S ribosomal protein L3; translation: MGKVTGPRSGSMAYWPRKRAKRAYARIRSWPEYKDAQLLGFSGYKVAMTHVLLTDNRKNSTTKGSDINFPVTIIECPPIKISSIMLYKKNPYGSKLVNQINAKADKELARKIKLPKKIDDKKKEELKAEDYSDVRVLAYTQPKLTGIGKKKPELFELAIGGKSVEEKLNYAKEILGKEIALKDVFGAGEQVDFHVITKGKGFQGPVKRFGVKIRGRKSEKTKRGPGSLGPWCGQGHIMYRVAHAGQMGYHQRIEYNKVILQIGEDGSSVTPKGGFNKYGDIKNPFIIVKGSIQGPSKRIVKFKKALRPNKKYNYGAPEIQNISLISTQGTRKKA
- a CDS encoding 50S ribosomal protein L4, whose translation is MQVKILTQQNSEKGKVKLPKQFDEPVRQDLIKRAVEAIQSHNRQPYGADPDAGNKHSSKLSRRRHNYRGSYGFGISRVPRKIHTRRGTRFFWVGATAPGCVGGRRAHPPKVEKIWSKNINVNERRKAIRSAIAATMIPELVEDRGHKLPDTYPFIIDNSFEQIEKTNEFEKILVTLGLTDELGRASRKTFRAGKARLRGRKYKKAKGPLVVVSTECPLLKSGVNVAGVDVVEVKNLNAQLLAPGSDVGRLTLFTEAAIKKLEEENLFSRRVNDKLAKKVSKKELKQDELDK